Proteins co-encoded in one Megalops cyprinoides isolate fMegCyp1 chromosome 1, fMegCyp1.pri, whole genome shotgun sequence genomic window:
- the tefm gene encoding transcription elongation factor, mitochondrial: MKYKTAVVVFNSILYPSEKKQKRKTKIHLAKFIKPEVDRKLLEEANSIVSIVCGTDKIAWAHLSRGLSVLDWQQESCQSFMKGGYLASAYLDDISSVVSRIPAADLFVVEKAGLSLQHTSLYPVMVHLRTVEAMLFALLGPRREPEDPPKVLNMMRTAVGRHFGLMVGETRTSGVQTVRQMMTDSATQKTPRVSFPHNLLVRYRNAFQLGARNRGEELCDSLLQAVAFYELLSE, encoded by the exons ATGAAG TACAAGACAGCGGTGGTGGTTTTCAACTCCATCCTCTATCCCTCCGAAAAGAAGCAGAAGCGGAAGACCAAAATTCATCTCGCCAAGTTCATCAAACCTGAGGTAGACCGGAAGCTgctggag GAGGCCAACAGCATAGTGTCGATTGTGTGTGGCACCGATAAGATTGCTTGGGCGCATCTGTCTCGTGGGCTTTCCGTTCTGGACTGGCAGCAGGAGAGCTGCCAGAGCTTCATGAAAGGAGGATACCTCGCTTCAGCATACTTGGATGAT ATTTCCTCAGTGGTGTCGCGCATCCCTGCAGCAGATTTGTTTGTGGTGGAGAAGGCTGGGCTTTCTTTGCAGCACACGTCCCTGTACCCGGTGATGGTGCACCTGCGGACTGTGGAGGCAATGCTGTTCGCGCTGCTGGGACCGCGGCGAGAGCCGGAGGATCCGCCCAAGGTGCTCAACATGATGCGCACGGCGGTGGGTCGACACTTTGGGCTGATGGTGGGCGAGACGCGGACCAGCGGGGTGCAGACGGTGCGGCAGATGATGACGGACTCGGCGACGCAGAAGACCCCCCGCGTCTCCTTTCCCCACAACCTGCTGGTGCGCTACAGGAACGCCTTCCAGCTGGGGGCGCGCAATCGCGGGGAGGAGCTGTGCGACTCGCTGCTGCAGGCGGTCGCCTTCTACGAGCTGCtcagcgagtga
- the LOC118790581 gene encoding E3 ubiquitin/ISG15 ligase TRIM25: MALQQILEALATNLRCSICLEIFTDPVTSSCGKHNYCMKCLKPHLGRKARSCPDCREEFPKSYTPQKNVALCSVVGIVNRPTWEEILTGIDRKHTPFSVETEEFGDRLERNVERLKRKLTHLTSEMKSLEDVLSKKLKTRQQSPAHASVTKDTAIQGDFESSTVSNSVPEAVWSDIDELSQQALVNITDCLRVGQDCLSSAISQLEQVDVPSQEAVTGHNVVDLWLEAELPADSAPVAPPLQDAQNASEPTDTASVEPEGVPLGASYPQSVAAEPVDGAEGVGPSAGPHCLEYVSFSRELGHRNLAVSPDNRKVQVRRSGGASPLRQDRFDVSQVMAEQEFSSDVHYWEVNTAASVGWAIGVAYSTLGRGDLLGRTESSWCLEWSSKRLCFWHNNMNEPLKHGCPSKVRVLLDMDGGSLSFYSMSDHPTLLHCIQVQFTAPVRPVFWLFGLKSGNALSITVP, encoded by the exons ATGGCGTTACAACAGATCCTTGAAGCTTTAGCTACTAATCTGAGGTGTTCGATCTGTCTTGAGATTTTTACAGATCCTGTGACATCGTCTTGTGGTAAACACAACTATTGCATGAAATGTTTGAAACCTCATCTTGGTAGAAAAGCGAGAAGCTGTCCAGACTGTAGGGAAGAGTTTCCAAAGAGCTACACACCACAGAAAAACGTAGCTCTCTGCAGTGTTGTGGGTATAGTAAATCGACCGACCTGGGAGGAAATTTTGACAGGTATCGATCGTAAACACACACCGTTTTCTGTCGAGACGGAAGAATTTGGAGACAGACTGGAACGGAATGTG GAAAGACTGAAGAGGAAATTAACCCACTTAACTTCAGAAATGAAGAGCTTGGAAGATGTCCTTtcaaaaaagttaaaaaccaGACAGCAAAGCCCA GCCCATGCCTCAGTAACAAAGGACACTGCAATTCAGGGGGACTTCGAGAGTTCAACTGTGTCAAATAGTGTACCAGAGGCTGTGTGGAGTGACATTGATGAACTATCCCAGCAGGCTCTGGTCAACATCACAGACTGCCTCAGGGTAGGGCAGGACTGTCTAAGCAGTGCCATAAGTCAGCTGGAACAG GTGGATGTTCCATCACAGGAAGCTGTCACGGGGCATAATGTGGTTGATCTCTGGCTAGAGGCTGAGCTCCCAGCAGATTCAGCCCCTGTTGCCCCTCCACTCCAAGATGCTCAAAATGCATCTGAGCCAACTGACACTGCTTCAGTGGAGCCTGAAG GAGTCCCATTGGGAGCGTCCTATCCACAGAGTGTAGCAGCAGAGCCAGTGGATGGTGCTGAAGGTGTGGGGCCATCTGCTGGACCGCATT GTTTGGAATATGTTTCCTTCAGTCGTGAGCTGGGGCACAGGAACCTGGCTGTGTCACCGGACAACCGCAAAGTGCAAGTGCGGAGGTCAGGGGGGGCGTCTCCATTGCGGCAGGACCGCTTTGATGTGAGCCAAGTGATGGCGGAGCAGGAGTTCAGCAGTGACGTGCACTACTGGGAGGTGAACACAGCCGCTAGTGTGGGCTGGGCCATCGGAGTCGCTTACTCTACTCTGGGGCGTGGAGACCTGCTGGGTCGCACTGAGTCTTCCTGGTGCCTGGAGTGGAGCTCCAAGAGGCTGTGCTTCTGGCACAACAATATGAACGAGCCCCTTAAACATGGCTGTCCCAGTAAGGTCAGGGTTTTACTTGACATGGACGGGGGCTCCTTGAGCTTTTACAGCATGTCGGACCACCCGACGCTGCTGCACTGCATACAGGTGCAGTTCACTGCGCCTGTAAGACCAGTGTTCTGGCTGTTTGGGCTGAAGTCTGGAAATGCTTTGTCTATCACTGTACCCTAG
- the LOC118783269 gene encoding arf-GAP with dual PH domain-containing protein 2-like, protein MADRDRNKKVLLDLVKHPNNSHCADCGAPEPDWASYKLGVFVCLNCSGTHRNLPAISRIKSIRLDFWDDDLVEFMRANGNAAARSIYERTVPIFYYRPQPQDCVVLRDQWIRAKYERREFTGESMHLQHAYSSGFYEGILLKKGKDNKQFLKRRFILSAKDFTLKYFTREDQSKGPKAVIAIKDLNAVFQPEKIGHKHGLQITYLQEEHTRNLFVYHDSGEEIVFWFNAIRATRYAYLKTAFPVASDSELIPWITRNYLKEGYMEKTGPMQREPFKKRWFVLNSRDRKLLYFKTPLDAVELGAVFIGTENHGYSVRESLPKGTRGNKWKCGVTVETPDRQFVFMCEQEREQKEWVEAFREVISRPMVPQDYNTEANMRRRR, encoded by the exons ATGGCTGATCGGGATCGAAACAAGAAAGTCCTTTTGGATTTGGTTAAACATCCTAACAACAGCCACTGCGCTGACTGCGGAGCCCCAG AGCCCGACTGGGCATCCTACAAACTaggtgtctttgtgtgtctgaacTGCTCTGGAACCCACCGTAACCTGCCTGCCATTAGCCGCATAAAGTCGATACGCTTGGACTTCTGGGACGATGACCTGGTCGAG TTCATGAGAGCCAATGGCAATGCTGCGGCCAGGTCCATTTATGAAAGAACGGTCCCAATCTTCTACTACAGACCACAACCGCAGGATTGCGT AGTTCTGAGGGATCAGTGGATAAGAGCCAAGTACGAGAGGCGAGAATTCACAGGAGAGAGCATGCACCTTCAACATGCCTACAGTTCAG GTTTCTATGAGGGGATTCTGttgaagaaaggaaaggacaACAAACAGTTCTTGAAAAGGAGATTTATCCTCTCAGCAAAGGATTTCACCCTCAAATACTTCACGAGAGAAGAT CAATCCAAAGGTCCAAAAGCAGTCATTGCCATAAAGGATCTGAACGCAGTCTTCCAGCCAGAGAAGATAGGCCACAAACATGGGCTGCAGATCACCTACCTGCAGGAGGAGCACACTAGGAACCTGTTTGTTTACCATGATAGTGGAGAG GAGATTGTGTTCTGGTTCAACGCAATCCGAGCTACCCGTTACGCTTATCTGAAGACTGCCTTCCCCGTGGCCAGTGACAGTGAG ctaATTCCCTGGATAACCAGAAATTATCTAAAAGAAGGCTACATGGAGAAAACAGGTCCAATG CAAAGAGAGCCATTCAAAAAGAGGTGGTTCGTCCTGAACTCCCGAGACAGGAAATTACTCTACTTCAAAACCCCGCTG gaTGCAGTTGAGCTTGGAGCAGTGTTCATAGGCACAGAGAACCATGGCTACTCAGTGAGAGAAAGCCTGCCGAAAGGGACGAGGGGGAACAAGTGGAAGTGTGGCGTAACGGTGGAGACGCCGGATCGGCAGTTTGTCTTCATGTGTGAGCAGGAGCGGGAGCAGAAGGAGTGGGTGGAGGCCTTCAGAGAGGTCATTTCCCGGCCCATGGTTCCTCAAGACTATAACA CTGAAGCCAATATGAGGAGGAGAAGATAA
- the atad5b gene encoding ATPase family AAA domain-containing protein 5b, with protein sequence MAGVVAMASVIEDFETQPRKKQRKDAPSVQPITNYYSPRPKAFSPPKPSNIMDYFKKTSPAGEKINTSEQTKENRHKPQEVPSTAETPVKPERTQRLKRGRRPGRPARLSVPAQDSHTDAPSQVIEISESSCSSDGAVSAVAAGRHLGILGSETAALLAQISEDDCVTEPSPSGGDSVMADTPPKQYPGETPKRRGSAKSLKEEDTGSCTQLSCQASVADSGKKSKPAAKMGRKAKSDPQPQCVPDGQSVCDASAGPDVGDAPLLNDSTVIISFEDFLRSQEEGDASVETPQSDPEVSGGSPAAEDEPRSSQQVSPRTLTVQAEVHPVSQRSELARTADKKLASIFTRRRGGNGGDGKPTASSPPQEKPELPVAPVRRSNVVLQEDELELAIIESSSTAKCSQEERKQFMNAFKQPGLEAAKGRQKKGPGKQGETGGKGQAEEVEAEAHAEAAGEEQGHKVEQEKPAKVRKSGGNKLRKRVKKGGETIAPVPAAVEEPVRIETDKEADEQGSMSDAQASTPTVKEPLRRSARARPCNLTPVSNVATPSPKTRNKERPENQGVDASDSTDVSTPKTHRSKHNMYTAELLSPPDDKESPIRMRIRRVFPNPELKSGDTSDFEILSPLAAQKSAVSKSRKQAKKLVQKARALQQNKVAAASDKGSLRRSSRNHDVKSYCEEEDSVVCLEDQKDSAPAAQNHVKAQKQLRSLNDVLGKSAAEGKAAKSTTVSKVAPVFLGKKAQKPAAVISIFDDSSREGSENSQDDEQFKARREFLKSGLPESFKKSIARTAASRDAYSLACASFQAVVHVLQRPAECPLWSLPWPASSLLKHLKDSFLEPPKPVLTVGPLDCIKTQPALRSHTSKSSGWREDFSEDVRKCLLEEIRSSNPPFPVRRFFTWFLKRREEHHLQCASSESDAVPKASSAPILPEIGGKRKRRQEGEGVGKLSKRRRSARGEDGEPIVIIDTPPAVCTSAAGPTGPPTLAPASRSRLGRTLRSRQPPQAMEDPAGVQTPARNGPVVLLEDTPPPGNTEKDGVKEDVLWTEKYQPQHSSQVIGNSAAVKKLHSWLKEWKLRADREERRNQKEKKQEDNSNDSWDCGDFRGEEGAEEGEELLCNTLLITGPSGVGKTAAVYACAQELGFKVFEVNASSQRSGRQILAQLKEATQSHQVDIQGVNAHKPSYFNSYSTGSTRLGFSPRKVVSPRKVVSSPRKPPQSPRGAPLKRGALAPTSLANFFKMSGKPKGKNTDGQDKQVQNEAGPQKKLALAKAKENVPKSKDPPGKQSTDKKEAVTEEQSKKTATSLILFEEVDVIFDDDAGFLAAIKTFMTTTKRPVILTTSDPTFSMMFDGFFEEIHFKTPSVVNVGSYLQLLCLTENLRTDARDLTSMLCWNKCDIRQSLLHLQFWTRSGGGHASHRPLPPMDPTGEKEPTVAVDAEREMERQGPPANVPPCDTGCTESLLGILNVESTKDVHDMLKCKSSTEPESGRCWELLTESWRRGVDLIYSNMEDLLPLPVGELPKPVHQEQDAPNPRPQNEAEVQSTKLQACEQSDEASPLKVSSRMKNKKCSVLKDRDVFQSDSDSDDGFLSLPKCKKAPTSKAESISAGTDGLQLGPVGEEQPQRSAPVRLRKADRSPAEQRGTELVSHCLGSLAEFLDHMSFLDSSLHCHHLQTEGTCRPGSFGWTGAEIKNGLLDELRVEDGGRGRWENSAEIRAMVESMSFQKCQASVSEVWAGAQRLQELGEQTTRELTLPVAPHRRSFSFSQTTPCEPTVVQQRCEVMKTVLTSRAFGTLGSKSVTATDYLPFLRTVCRSERLKEQGKLKRRFLHYLDGIHLGLSKNTVQLLTADFP encoded by the exons ATGGCTGGGGTTGTTGCAATGGCATCTGTTATTGAAGACTTTGAGACTCAG CCTCGcaagaaacaaagaaaggaTGCGCCTTCGGTTCAGCCAATCACCAACTACTACTCGCCCAGGCCGAAGGCTTTCTCGCCCCCTAAGCCCAGCAACATCATGGACTACTTCAAGAAGACTTCACCCGCGGGGGAGAAAATCAACACCTCAGAGCAAACCAAGGAGAACAGGCACAAGCCCCAGGAGGTGCCCAGCACTGCAGAAACCCCTGTGAAGCCAGAAAGGACCCAGCGGCTGAAGCGGGGTAGGAGGCCAGGTAGACCTGCCAGGCTCAGCGTGCCAGCACAGGACAGCCACACGGACGCCCCCTCGCAGGTGATTGAGATTTCAGAGTCGAGCTGTTCAAGCGATGGGGCGGTGTCGGCGGTCGCTGCAGGGAGACATCTGGGGATCCTGGGCAGCGAAACCGCTGCCCTCTTAGCTCAGATCAGCGAGGATGACTGCGTCACCGAACCGTCCCCGAGTGGGGGGGATTCCGTCATGGCAGACACACCTCCCAAGCAGTACCCCGGGGAGACCCCCAAGAGAAGAGGCAGTGCCAAATCGTTGAAGGAGGAGGACACAGGATCCTGCACACAGCTGTCATGCCAGGCATCTGTAGCAGACAGCGGGAAGAAGAGCAAGCCCGCAGCTAAGATGGGCAGAAAGGCTAAATCCGATCCGCAGCCGCAGTGTGTGCCGGAcggtcagtctgtgtgtgacgcCAGCGCGGGGCCCGACGTAGGTGACGCCCCTCTGCTTAACGACAGCACCGTCATCATCTCTTTTGAGGACTTTTTACGGAGCCAGGAAGAGGGCGATGCCAGTGTGGAGACTCCTCAGAGTGATCCTGAGGTGTCCGGCGGGTCCCCTGCTGCTGAAGATGAGCCCAGGTCTTCCCAGCAGGTGTCGCCGCGAACCCTCACCGTCCAAGCAGAGGTGCACCCCGTCTCTCAGCGATCTGAGCTAGCCAGGACTGCTGACAAGAAGCTGGCGTCGATCTTCACCAGGAGGCGAGGGGGTAATGGTGGAGACGGCAAACCAacagcctcctctcctccccaggAGAAGCCAGAACTGCCGGTCGCTCCTGTTCGGAGATCCAACGTGGTCCTGCAGGAGGATGAGCTGGAACTGGCCATCATTGAGTCCAGCTCCACGGCCAAGTGCAGccaggaagagaggaaacagtTCATGAACGCCTTCAAGCAGCCCGGCCTGGAAGCTGCCAAAGGGAGACAGAAGAAGGGCCCTGGCAAGCAAGGGGAGACGGGGGGGAAAGGCCAGGCGGAGGAGGTGGAGGCAGAGGCACATGCAGAGGCTGCAGGGGAGGAGCAGGGACACAAGGTGGAACAGGAGAAGCCTGCCAAGGTCAGAAAGAGTGGAGGCAACAAGCTCAGGAAGAGGGTCAAGAAAGGTGGAGAGACGATAGCCCCTGTCCCAGCTGCAGTGGAGGAGCCAGTACGGATAGAGACCGATAAAGAGGCTGATGAGCAGGGCTCTATGAGTGATGCTCAAGCCTCCACCCCAACTGTAAAGGAGCCCCTTAGGAGGTCTGCCCGCGCCCGTCCCTGTAACCTTACCCCTGTCTCAAATGTGGCTACGCCTTCCCCTAAAACTAGGAATAAAGAGAGGCCTGAAAATCAGGGAGTGGATGCGAGTGACTCCACAGATGTCTCCACACCTAAAACTCACAGGTCCAAACACAACATGTATACGGCTGAGCTGCTCTCGCCCCCCGATGATAAGGAGAGCCCTATCAG GATGAGAATTCGACGTGTCTTTCCAAACCCTGAACTCAAGTCTGGTGACACAAGTGATTTTGAAATACTGAGTCCCTTGGCAGCTCAG aaGTCTGCTGTATCCAAGAGCAGGAAGCAGGCCAAAAAGCTGGTCCAGAAAGCCCGGGCTCTCCAGCAGAATAAGGTGGCAGCTGCTAGTGATAAGGGCTCCTTACGACGCTCCTCCCGAAATCATGATGTCAAGAGTTACTGCGAAGAAGAG GACTCGGTGGTGTGTTTGGAAGACCAAAAGGACTCTGCTCCAGCAGCACAAAACCATGTCAAAGCTCAGAAGCAGCTGCGCAGTTTGAATGATGTTTTAGGGAAGAGTGCAGCTGAGGGAAAGGCTGCCAAAAGCACTACAG TCTCAAAAGTGGCACCAGTGTTCCTTGGGAAAAAGGCACAGAAGCCCGCAGCTGTCATCTCCATATTTGACGACAGCAG TCGTGAGGGGTCTGAGAACTCTCAGGATGACGAGCAGTTCAAAGCCCGGAGGGAATTCCTGAAGAGCGGCCTGCCGGAGTCCTTCAAGAAGTCAATCGCCAGAACGGCAGCCAGCCGAGACGCCTACTCCCTGGCCTGTGCGTCCTTCCAGGCTGTGGTACATGTACTGCAGAGGCCTGCAG AGTGCCCCCTTTGGAGTCTGCCGTGGCCTGCGTCTTCATTGCTGAAACACCTGAAAGATTCTTTTCTGGAACCCCCAAAACCAGTTTTAACTGTAGGACCGCTTGACTGCATCAAGACCCAGCCTGCGTTGCGATCTCACACCAGCAAG AGCTCAGGTTGGAGGGAGGATTTCTCAGAGGATGTCCGCAAGTGCCTGCTGGAGGAGATCAGGTCATCCAACCCTCCATTCCCAGTGAGAAGGTTCTTCACCTGGTTCCTGAAGAGGCGTGAGGAGCATCATCTGCAGTGTGCGTCTTCCG AGTCTGACGCAGTCCCCAAAGCCTCCAGTGCTCCCATACTGCCTGAGATTGGGGGGAAGCGGAAGCgcaggcaggagggggagggagtaGGGAAGCTGTCCAAGCGACGGAGGTCTGCACGAGGGGAGGACGGGGAGCCCATCGTGATCATAGACACTCCTCCGGCTGTCTGCACAAGCGCCGCAGGACCTACTGGCCCTCCCACCCTGGCACCGGCGAGCCGCAGTAGGCTAGGCCGAACCCTCAGGAGCAGGCAGCCGCCACAGGCGATGGAAGACCCTGCCGGGGTGCAAACGCCAGCCCGAAACGGCCCCGTAGTCCTGCTGGAGGATACTCCACCACCTGGGAACACTGAGAAAG ATGGTGTGAAAGAGGATGTGTTGTGGACAGAGAAATACCAGCCACAGCACTCCAGTCAAGTCATTGGGAACTCAGCCGCAGTGAAGAAGCTACACAG CTGGTTGAAGGAGTGGAAGCTGAGAGCTGACCGTGAAGAGAGGAGAAACcagaaggaaaagaaacaagaaGACAACAGTAATG ACTCATGGGACTGCGGCGATTtccggggggaggagggggcagaggagggggaggagctacTGTGCAACACCCTATTGATCACGGGCCCCTCTGGAGTGGGGAAGACGGCTGCAGTTTACGCCTGCGCTCAGGAACTGGGCTTCAAG GTCTTCGAGGTGAACGCATCGTCTCAGCGCAGCGGGCGCCAGATCCTGGCCCAGCTGAAGGAAGCCACTCAGTCCCACCAGGTGGACATCCAGGGAGTCAACGCTCACAAGCCCTCGTACTTCAACAGCTACAGCACGGGCTCCACCAGACTTGGTTTTTCCCCAC GAAAGGTGGTCTCGCCCAGAAAGGTTGTGTCCTCCCCCAGGAAGCCGCCTCAGTCACCTCGAGGCGCACCCCTTAAGAGAGGTGCTTTAGCCCCCACTTCACTGGCCAACTTCTTCAAGATGAGCGGAAAACCCAAGGGTAAAAACACGGACGGTCAGGACAAGCAGGTTCAAAACG AAGCTGGCCCTCAAAAGAAGCTGGCCCTTGCAAAAGCAAAAGAGAATGTTCCGAAGAGCAAGGACCCCCCTGGAAAACAGTCAACGGACAAGAAAGAGGCTgtgacagaggagcagagtAAAAAGACTGCCACATCGCTCATTCTGTTTGAGGAG GTTGATGTCATATTTGATGATGATGCGGGATTCTTGGCTGCAATCAAAACCTTTATGACCACAACCAAGAGACCTGTGATCCTGACCACTAGTG ATCCTACATTTAGTATGATGTTTGATGGCTTCTTTGAAGAGATCCATTTTAAAACGCCCTCAGTG GTGAACGTTGGGAGCTACCTGCAGCTCCTGTGCCTGACGGAGAACTTGAGGACAGACGCACGAGACCTCACCTCCATGCTGTGCTGGAACAAGTGTGACATCAGGCAGAGCCTGCTGCACCTGCAGTTCTGGACACGTAGCGGAGGAGGACATGCGTCTCACCGGCCGCTCCCACCCATGGACCCCACAG GGGAAAAGGAGCCTACAGTGGCTGTGGATGCAGAGcgagagatggagaggcaggGGCCACCAGCCAACGTGCCTCCCTGTGACACTGGCTGCACTGAGAGTCTGCTGGGTATCCTAAACGTTGAGAGCACAAAGGACGTCCACGACATGCTCAAG TGCAAGTCCTCGACAGAACCGGAGAGCGGCAGGTGTTGGGAGCTGCtaacagagagctggaggagaggagtggaCTTAATATACTCCAACATGGAGGACCTCCTGCCTCTGCCTGTTGGGGAACTGCCAAAACCTGTCCACCAGGAGCAGGATGCACCCAACCCCAGGCCGCAGAATGAGGCAGAAGTCCAGAGCACCAAGCTGCAGGCCTGTGAGCAGTCGGACGAGGCAAGCCCTCTGAAAGTGTCCTCCAGGATGAAGAACAAGAAATGCTCGGTTTTGAAAGACAGAGATGTGTTTCAGTCTGACTCTGACTCAGATGATGGTTTCCTCTCGCTACCCAAATGTAAGAAAGCTCCTACCTCGAAAGCAGAGAGTATCTCTGCTGGCACTGATGGCCTTCAGTTAGGCCCTGTAGGAGAGGAGCAACCACAGAGATCTGCACCTGTCAGGTTAAGGAAGGCGGACCGGTCCCCAGCGGAGCAGAGGGGCACTGAACTGGTGTCCCACTGCCTGGGCTCCCTGGCCGAGTTTTTGGACCACATGTCCTTCCTGGACTCTTCCCTGCACTGCCAccacctgcagacagagggcaCCTGCAGGCCAGGGTCATTTGGCTGGACTGGGGCCGAGATTAAGAACGGGCTGCTGGACGAGTTGAGAGTGGAGGATGGTGGCAGAGGAAGGTGGGAGAACTCGGCGGAGATCCGGGCCATGGTGGAGAGCATGAGCTTCCAGAAGTGCCAGGCAAGCGTCTCCGAGGTGTGGGCGGGAGCCCAGCggctgcaggagctgggggAGCAGACCACGAGGGAGCTCACCCTCCCCGTTGCCCCTCACAGACGGAGCTTTAGTTTCAGTCAGACCACTCCCTGCGAGCCCAC TGTGGTGCAGCAACGGTGTGAGGTCATGAAGACGGTGCTCACCAGCAGAGCGTTCGGGACACTGGGCAGCAAGTCAGTCACGGCCACAGACTACCTGCCTTTTCTCCGAACTGTCTGCAGATCAGAGAGGTTGAAGGAGCAGGGGAAGCTCAAACGCAG GTTCTTGCATTACCTGGATGGCATTCATCTTGGCCTTTCAAAAAACACTGTCCAACTCCTGACAGCTGACTTTCCTTGA